The following is a genomic window from Deltaproteobacteria bacterium.
TGTTGAGGTCGACGAGCGCGGAGTAAAGGGTCGTCGTCTTCCCGGACCCCGTGGGGCCGGTGACGAGAATCATGCCGAAGGGCCGATGGATCGCATCGTTGAAGTCGACCAACTGCGCGGGCTCGAAGCCGAGCTTCGTCATGTCGAGCTGCAGGCTCGCCTTGTCGAGGAGGCGGAGGACGATTTTTTCGCCGTAGATCGTCGGGAGGACGGAGACGCGGAAGTCCATCTCCCGCCCCTTCCCGATCTTCATCTTGATGCGGCCGTCCTGGGGGAGGCGTCGCTCGGCGATGTCGAGGGAAGCCATGATCTTGAGCCGCGACGACAACGCGTTGCGAAGCCGCAGCGGGGGGCGCATCACCTCGAAGAGAACGCCGTCCACCCGGTAGCGGCAACGGAACTCCTTCTCGTACGGCTCGATGTGGATGTCCGACGCGCGCCGCTTGATCGCCTCGGTGAGAAGGTAGTTCGCCAGCTTCACGACCGGGGCGTCGTCCACCCCCCGCTCGAGGTCGGCGGTGTCGACCTCCTCCTCGCGGATGACCTCGAAGTCCTCGTCGAGCTCGGAGATGATGTCCTTGAACTCCATCGAGCGGTCGAAGAACTTGTTGATCTCGGCCGTGATCGCGCGCTCCGAGGCGAGAACCAGCTCGACGGAGTACCCCGTCTTGAACCCGATCCCGTCGATGATCGCCATGTTGGAGGGGTCCGCGACCGCGACGATCATCTTCGACCCCACGCGGTTGATCGGAAGGGCGAGGTGCTTCTGGACCATATCCTCGGGGAGGAGGCGGACGACCTCGGGGTTGATCTCGTATTTCGAAAGGTCGACGACGGGGAGGTTGAACTGGCGGCCGAGGAACGCGAGGAGCTCCTCTTCCTTGATGAAACCGGCCTTCACCAGGACGGTTCCGATCCGTTCGTGCGATTTCTCCTGGGTTTCGAGGGCGCCACGCAGCTGGTCGGCGGTGATCAGGTTCCCTTTCAGGAGCATCTCGCCGATCTTGTTGGCCAGTACGGACATGTCCACCCCTACCTCGAAAATACCCGGTTAACTTTTGAATATATCATAATTTCAAAGCCTTTACCGCCAACTTCCGGAACGCTTCCCCCGGGACATCCCGCCCGGTCCAAAGGGCGAAACTCCGTGCGGCCTGATATGCCAGCATCGGGAGCCCTCCCACCGTCTTGACCCCCCGTGCCCGAAGCCGCCGGACCAGGTCCGTTCCCCCTGCCCGGTAGACTATATCGGCGAAGCGGGACGATTTCTGTACATCTTTTATCGGAAAATTTTCCCATTCCCCCCGGAGGCCGAGGGAGGTGCACTGGACGATGAGATCCGCTCCCCGGAACTCCTCCCGGAGGGTTTGGGGCCGGAGATCACCGCCGGCAAAGACGACCGCGGGATACCGACCCGAAAGGAGCCGCGCGACGCGTTCCGCCCGGCGGGGGTGCCGGTTCAGCAGGACGATCTCCCGGGCGCCCGCCCTCCCGAGCGCAAAGGCGATCCCGCGGGCCGCCCCGCCGGCGCCGAGGAGGACGACCCGGCGGAATCGACGTCCCCATCCCGCCGCTTCGAGGGCGTCGAGGAACCCCGCCCCGTCCGTGTTCTCCGCGTGGAGTTTCCCTTCCCGGACCACCAGGGTGTTCGCCGCGCCGCAGACCTCGACCGCCTCCGAACGGGTGTCCGCCAGAGCGGCGGCTTCCTCCTTGTAGGGGATCGTGACGTTCCCCCCGAGGAAGTTCCCCGCGCGGACGATCCGAAGGAACCCACGAAGATGTCCGGGGGGGAGGTCGACCGGAACGTAGTGGAGTGGAAGGCCCAGCCGGGCGATGACCCCGTTGTGCATCGCGGGGCTCAGGGAATGCGAGATCGGGTGCCCGACCACGAAGAGGAGGGAGGAGGAAGCCGCGCCCCTCCCCCTTGGAGTTTGCGGGTTCAATCCTGGAGTTCGAGGTTCCAATACGTGAAGTCGACCACGTTTAGAAACGGAACCCATTCCCGGTGGATGGGAGTCCGCAGGG
Proteins encoded in this region:
- the pilB gene encoding type IV-A pilus assembly ATPase PilB, producing MSVLANKIGEMLLKGNLITADQLRGALETQEKSHERIGTVLVKAGFIKEEELLAFLGRQFNLPVVDLSKYEINPEVVRLLPEDMVQKHLALPINRVGSKMIVAVADPSNMAIIDGIGFKTGYSVELVLASERAITAEINKFFDRSMEFKDIISELDEDFEVIREEEVDTADLERGVDDAPVVKLANYLLTEAIKRRASDIHIEPYEKEFRCRYRVDGVLFEVMRPPLRLRNALSSRLKIMASLDIAERRLPQDGRIKMKIGKGREMDFRVSVLPTIYGEKIVLRLLDKASLQLDMTKLGFEPAQLVDFNDAIHRPFGMILVTGPTGSGKTTTLYSALVDLNKVADNICTAEDPVEYNFAGINQVQVKEEIGLTFAAALRSFLRQDPDIIMVGEIRDYETAEIAVKAALTGHLVLSTLHTNDAPSTVTRLLNMGIEPFLVSSSLNLIVAQRLARRVCMKCREEIKIPPKALADAGMKPERIRLAKPAKGKGCEDCSGTGFRGRVALYEVMPVKEEIKDLVLRGGSALDLQREAVRLGMKTLRQSGLSKLEEGVTTLEEVLRVTAPD
- the aroE gene encoding shikimate dehydrogenase, translated to MGSVSKRGRLHVLEPRTPGLNPQTPRGRGAASSSLLFVVGHPISHSLSPAMHNGVIARLGLPLHYVPVDLPPGHLRGFLRIVRAGNFLGGNVTIPYKEEAAALADTRSEAVEVCGAANTLVVREGKLHAENTDGAGFLDALEAAGWGRRFRRVVLLGAGGAARGIAFALGRAGAREIVLLNRHPRRAERVARLLSGRYPAVVFAGGDLRPQTLREEFRGADLIVQCTSLGLRGEWENFPIKDVQKSSRFADIVYRAGGTDLVRRLRARGVKTVGGLPMLAYQAARSFALWTGRDVPGEAFRKLAVKALKL